The following proteins come from a genomic window of Streptomyces sp. GS7:
- a CDS encoding MBL fold metallo-hydrolase has product MRTAWEEAGWEQLDDGVVRRRMPGWDETVGVIAGTAGVMIVDTGATLRDGAELRRTIRGVLGRDVTHIALTHPHFDHVLGTAAFAGVEVFGAAGLGELLLRSKDELRHSAVRHGVDRDAAAEAADLLVAPHHHVHGELTVDLGDRQVLLANVGPGHSAHDLAVLVPGRHGSPEIVFCGDLVEESGEPQAGPDALPQQWPAALDRLLALGGEDAVYVPGHGAVVDARFVRAQRDALAARFGPPPS; this is encoded by the coding sequence ATGCGCACTGCATGGGAAGAGGCAGGCTGGGAACAGCTCGACGACGGTGTCGTCCGGCGCCGGATGCCCGGCTGGGACGAGACGGTCGGGGTGATCGCCGGCACCGCCGGGGTCATGATCGTCGACACCGGCGCCACCCTCCGCGACGGCGCCGAACTGCGCCGTACGATCCGCGGCGTACTGGGCCGCGACGTGACGCACATCGCACTGACCCACCCGCACTTCGACCATGTGCTGGGCACCGCCGCCTTCGCGGGCGTCGAGGTGTTCGGCGCGGCCGGCCTGGGCGAGCTGCTGCTGCGCAGCAAGGACGAGCTCCGGCACTCCGCGGTGCGGCACGGCGTCGACCGGGACGCCGCCGCGGAGGCCGCCGACCTGCTGGTCGCGCCGCACCACCACGTCCACGGCGAGCTGACCGTCGACCTCGGCGACCGGCAGGTGCTGCTGGCCAACGTCGGCCCCGGCCACTCCGCGCACGACCTGGCCGTCCTGGTGCCCGGCCGGCACGGTTCCCCGGAGATCGTCTTCTGCGGTGACCTGGTGGAGGAGTCGGGCGAGCCGCAGGCCGGGCCGGACGCGCTCCCCCAGCAGTGGCCCGCCGCCCTGGACCGGCTGCTCGCCCTGGGCGGCGAGGACGCGGTGTACGTGCCAGGCCACGGCGCCGTCGTCGACGCCCGCTTCGTGCGCGCCCAGCGCGACGCCCTCGCCGCCCGCTTCGGCCCGCCGCCGTCCTGA
- the hrcA gene encoding heat-inducible transcriptional repressor HrcA: MLSERRLEVLRAIVQDYVGTEEPVGSKALTERHKLGVSPATVRNDMAALEDEGFIAQPHTSAGRIPTDKGYRLFVDRLAGVKPLSSPERRAIQNFLDGAVDLDDVVGRTVRLLAQLTRQVAVVQYPSLTRSTVRHVELLALAPARLMLVLITDTGRVEQRLVDCQSPFGEMSLADLRARLNSRVVGRRFTDVPQLVQDLPESFEQDDRGTVSTVLSVLLETLVEETEERLMIGGTANLTRFGHDFPLTIRPVLEALEEHVVLLKLLGEAKDSGMTVRIGHENAHEGLTSTSVVAVGYGSGDEAVAKMGVVGPTRMDYPGTMGAVRAVARYVGQILAES; this comes from the coding sequence ATGCTCAGCGAACGCAGGCTCGAAGTGCTGCGCGCCATCGTCCAGGACTACGTCGGCACGGAGGAGCCGGTCGGCTCCAAGGCGCTCACCGAGCGCCACAAGCTGGGGGTCTCCCCGGCCACCGTGCGCAACGACATGGCGGCCCTGGAGGACGAGGGTTTCATCGCCCAGCCGCACACCAGCGCCGGGCGGATCCCGACCGACAAGGGATACCGCCTCTTCGTCGACAGGCTGGCCGGCGTCAAGCCGCTGTCCAGCCCGGAGCGGCGCGCCATCCAGAATTTCCTGGACGGCGCCGTCGACCTCGACGACGTGGTCGGCCGGACGGTCCGGCTCCTGGCGCAGCTGACCCGGCAGGTCGCGGTCGTGCAGTACCCCTCCCTGACGCGGTCCACGGTCCGGCACGTCGAGCTGCTGGCGCTGGCCCCGGCGCGGCTGATGCTGGTGCTGATCACGGACACCGGACGGGTCGAGCAGCGGCTGGTCGACTGCCAGTCGCCGTTCGGCGAGATGTCCCTGGCGGACCTGCGGGCGCGGCTCAACAGCCGTGTCGTCGGGCGGCGGTTCACGGACGTGCCGCAGCTGGTGCAGGATCTTCCGGAGTCCTTCGAGCAGGACGACCGCGGCACGGTCTCGACAGTACTGTCGGTGTTGCTGGAGACTCTGGTGGAGGAGACCGAGGAGCGGCTGATGATCGGCGGTACCGCCAATCTCACGCGCTTCGGGCATGATTTCCCACTGACCATCCGGCCGGTGTTGGAGGCCCTTGAGGAGCATGTGGTGCTGCTCAAGCTGCTCGGGGAGGCCAAGGACTCGGGCATGACCGTACGTATCGGGCATGAGAATGCTCATGAGGGCCTGACGTCCACCTCGGTCGTCGCCGTCGGCTACGGTTCGGGCGACGAGGCCGTCGCAAAAATGGGCGTGGTCGGACCGACCCGCATGGACTACCCCGGAACGATGGGAGCGGTACGCGCAGTGGCACGTTACGTCGGACAGATCCTGGCGGAGTCGTAA
- the dnaJ gene encoding molecular chaperone DnaJ, translating into MATDYYAVLGVRRDASQDEIKKAFRRLARELHPDVNPDPKTQERFKEINAAYEVLSDPQKKQVYDLGGDPLSQSGGAGGGAGGFGAGFGNFSDIMDAFFGTASQRGPRSRTRRGQDAMIRLDVELSESAFGTTKDIQVDTAVVCTTCSGEGAAPGTSAQTCDMCRGRGEVSQVTRSFLGQVMTSRPCPQCQGFGTVVPTPCPECAGDGRIRSRRTLTVKIPAGVDNGTRIQLAGEGEVGPGGGPAGDLYVEIHELPHAVFQRRGDDLHCTVTIPMTAAALGTKCPLETLDGMEEVDVRPGTQSGQSIPLHQRGVTHLRGGGRGDLIVHVEVQTPTKLDPEQEELLRRLAKLRGEERPTGQFQPGQQGLFSRLKDAFNGR; encoded by the coding sequence GTGGCCACGGACTACTACGCGGTCCTGGGCGTACGGCGCGATGCCTCGCAGGACGAGATCAAGAAGGCATTCCGGCGGCTGGCGCGCGAGCTGCACCCGGACGTCAACCCGGACCCCAAGACCCAGGAGCGGTTCAAGGAGATCAACGCCGCTTACGAGGTCCTCTCCGACCCGCAGAAGAAGCAGGTCTACGACCTCGGCGGCGATCCCCTGTCGCAGTCCGGCGGTGCCGGCGGCGGCGCGGGCGGCTTCGGCGCGGGCTTCGGCAACTTCTCCGACATCATGGACGCGTTCTTCGGCACGGCGTCGCAGCGCGGACCGCGCTCGCGGACCCGCCGCGGCCAGGACGCGATGATCCGCCTCGATGTCGAGCTGAGCGAATCGGCGTTCGGCACGACCAAGGACATCCAGGTCGACACCGCCGTGGTCTGCACGACCTGCAGCGGTGAGGGCGCGGCGCCCGGGACGTCGGCGCAGACCTGCGACATGTGCCGCGGCCGCGGTGAGGTCTCGCAGGTCACCCGGTCCTTCCTCGGCCAGGTCATGACCTCCCGGCCGTGCCCGCAGTGCCAGGGCTTCGGCACGGTCGTGCCGACCCCGTGCCCCGAGTGCGCGGGCGACGGCCGGATCCGCTCGCGCCGTACGCTCACGGTCAAGATCCCGGCCGGCGTCGACAACGGCACCCGCATCCAGCTGGCCGGTGAGGGCGAGGTCGGCCCCGGCGGCGGCCCCGCCGGCGACCTCTACGTCGAGATCCACGAGCTGCCCCACGCGGTCTTCCAGCGGCGCGGCGACGATCTGCACTGCACGGTGACCATCCCGATGACGGCGGCGGCGCTGGGCACGAAGTGCCCGCTGGAGACGCTGGACGGGATGGAGGAGGTCGACGTCCGGCCCGGCACCCAGTCCGGCCAGTCGATCCCGCTGCACCAGCGGGGCGTGACGCATCTGCGCGGCGGCGGCCGGGGCGACCTGATCGTCCATGTCGAGGTCCAGACCCCGACGAAGCTCGACCCCGAGCAGGAGGAACTCCTGCGCCGCCTGGCCAAGCTGCGTGGCGAGGAGCGTCCCACCGGGCAGTTCCAGCCCGGCCAGCAGGGCCTCTTCTCCCGCCTGAAGGACGCGTTCAACGGGCGGTAG